One window from the genome of Crassostrea angulata isolate pt1a10 chromosome 2, ASM2561291v2, whole genome shotgun sequence encodes:
- the LOC128170937 gene encoding uncharacterized protein LOC128170937, protein MASTPKRRRRNKAASNPPTETQPQSGLMSHEDMETMIRTCMASIIPTIEDTFRRYMDEYHHVENNPSSSIPMQTATSQQQSADTQQASSQAVTPYHSLLQEITSQGEIIQSPLSTYGHRANSSSSSISADLTETANFLVRNSLSESTLSAYKSAYLTYNFFIEQSFQYNASPLPPYVHHLSTFIAHCYLKGFAASTTSTLVSSLSFILQLGNSTDITQHFSIRKMLQGFRKSKPSSDSRLPITPTILKKIIHALEFSTTSAFTKSLFRAMFTLALSTFLRVGELTKTNAPTQHFLLFGNITLGSDSPCNRYIDINIPHFKHSKANTTTLRLQQNTTDPLVCPCQALLHYLNLRKHSSPSEPLFSLMDGSPISRQYFTQQLRSALAFCNFGLASLQS, encoded by the exons ATGGCATCCACACCAAAACGCAGGAGGCGGAACAAGGCAGCCTCGAATCCTCCCACAGAAACCCAACCTCAAAGCGGTCTTATGTCTCATGAGGACATGGAAACGATGATAAGGACGTGTATGGCCTCTATCATCCCAACCATCGAAGATACTTTTCGACGCTATATGGATGAATATCACCATGTTGAGAACAATCCTTCATCGTCAATCCCCATGCAGACTGCAACTTCACAACAGCAATCAGCCGACACACAACAAGCCTCTTCACAAGCAGTAACACCTTACCATTCCCTACTGCAAGAGATAACTTCTCAAG GTGAAATAATTCAAAGCCCGCTTTCCACATATGGACATCGAGCCAACTCCAGTTCCTCCAGCATTAGTGCGGATTTGACTGAAACAGCCAATTTTTTAGTCCGCAACTCTCTGTCTGAATCAACATTATCAGCTTACAAATCAGCTTATTTAACCTACaacttttttattgaacaatccTTTCAATATAACGCATCCCCTCTACCACCCTATGTTCATCACCTGTCTACATTTATTGCACATTGCTACCTGAAAGGATTTGCCGCATCCACTACTTCAACACTGGTTTCGTCActtagttttattttacaaCTTGGTAACTCCACAGATATTACACAACATTTCAGCATTCGTAAAATGCTTCAGGGATTCCGGAAATCGAAACCATCATCTGACTCACGGCTACCTATAACCCCAACAATTCtgaagaaaataattcatgCTTTGGAGTTTAGTACCACATCAGCTTTTACTAAATCCCTCTTCCGGGCCATGTTTACCTTAGCATTAAGTACTTTTTTACGAGTAGGAGAGCTTACCAAAACAAATGCTCCAACCCAGCATTTCCTTCTTTTTGGAAATATCACGTTAGGATCCGATAGTCCATGCAATAggtatatagatataaatatacCTCACTTTAAGCATTCTAAAGCAAACACAACTACTCTACGCCTGCAGCAAAACACGACGGATCCTTTAGTTTGCCCATGCCAAGCACTTCTACATTACCTAAATCTTAGGAAACATTCCTCACCATCAGAGCCGTTATTTTCCTTAATGGATGGTTCGCCCATCTCGCGTCAATACTTCACACAGCAACTGCGTTCGGCTTTagctttttgtaattttggacTTGCATCTTTACAAAGCTAA